A window from Megalops cyprinoides isolate fMegCyp1 chromosome 8, fMegCyp1.pri, whole genome shotgun sequence encodes these proteins:
- the uacab gene encoding uveal autoantigen with coiled-coil domains and ankyrin repeats isoform X1, with amino-acid sequence MKSLKYRLKKHEVTITNTDWNKYDDRLMKAVERGEVDKVAAVLSKKGIVPTKLDVEGRSAFHLAATRGHLDCLNLILGHNVDVTATEATGKNALHLAARNGQSLCVQKLLQHNCPVGNVDLQGRTALHDAVMAGCSSSVKLLCDSGASVNASDFDGRTPLVLATQMCHPRICQLLLERGADIAVQDKQNKTALILGCEYACKDAVEVLLKSGADVTAVDGFGHDSYHYARLSKNPELVALVKSYLDAATKAKEAAKKELRKRQPSVDMNSESGASARDQIIHDLERQNESQQESLRTFHQEQRVLLDKVSLLQQQLSQEKLAVEDIQKEREQLKLLLSAKEKDEGARAAETVKVQMKSHMGEYSGQSVVKGKDPVLVKQSYSLDAAQMLQPSAPSRSMSRPLELSRQCSVSAEEVESLRRELEVARRRQNATEEEVSRLQGALSRKNQECEELAQSRDADKRESDRQVRELEEALGDVQKRMLDSEAKVKQLQAHVVAVKEHLNSQLVEDLRAELQDVKAKYEGASAEVGRVRNHLKQSEKALEEYRQSEGRLVQEEERLNQELARSRRERDEVAAALADREARAKDVEARLASTVPKEKFDNMKNLLTNAVDEKERQLAELREDYDRVLEEAAELHRELDGQETVALQEHERVMAALEEQNAILKKKLADVTSKSQALIREVQEGEEESKRLGEHMQELTRKIQTQYVPVKSHAEVKKSLEGTVEELSRKLEQAVQKSCKAEAELQRLQVERGTLKESVTHLQTQQVPREKLQQEVGALTSRNAELQEELEELQRRCRDKEKEAGELAAENGRMKRSVSEEFVAREEYEKVKVELSEALEGARAEMEQMRKEGTEREKELREVKEGNATLKEKLKSVQMALEKDYVSLKDHKAVKSKFSSTLAEAEERAREATSSCELAQEETKKLHGEIEEQKRELDTIQEAIQSRFVPVAVMVEKEDSFKAALKDLTEQLAEVQEKHSQAKMEAERHRQDKEKLKVEVASVQQRMETGFIPSEKHREVEDVYKGKMEELGRRLGQLQQQCQEVTAQKRQLEEQSARCNAEVQSLQHRLESEYVRREKFEAMQESLNGTIQQAREEREKAAEAYKREAERVGALEKELQSRGSGAALQAEHVRAKEALEKEVARLRVALKQEEENSAKKAEDVASLQTELLRATQAMEDARRREEEEVAELRAEKRRFEEEVEALGGRLSSLAAQCEELHAEAAKARENECRARTEMEALETKSSSIEREIRELKGRYDDSLSTIGDLQKRIQMSSEQTEVKDKKITELLTDVERLKQALNGLSQLAYAGSAPSKRQTQHIDTLQAQVKSLQQQLADAERQHREVVSIYRTHLLSAAQGHMDEDVQAALLQIIRMRQELVC; translated from the exons AACACAGACTGGAACAAGTATGACGACAGGCTGATGAAGGCAGTGGAGCGGGGCGAGGTGGACAAGGTCGCGGCCGTCCTCAGCAAGAAGGGCATCGTCCCCACCAAGCTGGATGTGGAGGGACGCTCGGC GTTCCATCTCGCTGCTACCAGAGGACACCTCGACTGCCTCAACCTCATCCTGGGCCACAATGTCGACGTCACCGCCACCGAGGCCACCG GTAAAAATGCTCTGCATTTGGCCGCGAGGAATGGGCAGTCTTTGTGCGTGCAGAAGCTGTTACAG CACAACTGTCCGGTGGGGAACGTGGACCTGCAGGGTAGGACCGCACTGCACGACGCAG tgatggCTGGCTGCTCCTCAAGTGTGAagctgctgtgtgacagtgggGCTTCAGTTAACGCCAGCGATTTC gaTGGCCGGACCCCCCTAGTATTGGCAACCCAGATGTGCCACCCCCGCATCTGCCAGCTGCTTCTGGAACGAGGGGCGGACATCGCTGTCCAGGACAAGCAGAACAA AACGGCTCTGATCCTCGGGTGTGAGTACGCCTGCAAAGACGCCGTGGAGGTGCTGCTGAAGAGCGGAGCTGACGTCACGGCGGTGGACGGCTTCGGGCACGACAGCTACCACTACGCCCGCCTCAGCAAGAACCCCGAGCTGGTGGCGCTGGTCAAGAGCTACCTGGACGCCGCCACTAAAG CAAAAGAAGCTGCCAAGAAGGAGCTGAGAAAGCGACAG CCATCTGTGGACATGAATTCAGAGTCTGGAGCAAGTGCTAGGGACCAGATTATACAT GACCTGGAGAGACAGAACGAGAGCCAGCAGGAGAGCTTGCGGACCTTCCACCAGGAGCAGAGGGTTCTGCTGGACAAGGTCAgccttctgcagcagcagctcagccaG GAGAAGTTGGCTGTGGAGGACATCCAAAAGGAG agagagcagctgaagCTTCTGCTCTCGGCCAAGGAGAAGGATGAGGGTGCGAGAGCCGCCGAGACTGTCAAGGTCCAGATGAAGAGCCATATG GGGGAGTACTCAGGCCAATCTGTTGTTAAAG GAAAAGACCCTGTTCTTGTGAAGCAGTCTTACAGCCTCGATGCTGCACAG ATGCTGCAGCCGTCCGCACCTTCACGTTCAATGTCCAGGCCCCTGGAGCTGTCACGGCAGTGTTCGGTCTCAGCCGAGGAGGTGGAGTCTCTGCggagggagctggaggtggCGAGGCGGAGGCAAAACGCCACGGAGGAGGAGGTGAGCCggctgcagggggcgctgtcgCGCAAGAACCAGGAATGCGAGGAGCTGGCGCAGAGCCGGGACGCCGACAAGCGGGAATCGGACCGGCAGGtgcgggagctggaggaggccctGGGCGATGTGCAGAAGAGGATGCTGGACTCGGAGGCCAAGGTGAAGCAGCTCCAGGCCCACGTGGTGGCGGTGAAGGAGCACCTCAACAGCCAGCTGGTGGAGGACCTGAGGGCCGAGCTGCAGGACGTCAAGGCCAAGTACGAGGGCGCGTCGGCGGAGGTGGGACGAGTGCGAAACCACCTGAAGCAGAGCGAGAAGGCCCTGGAGGAGTACCGGCAGAGTGAGGGCCGGctggtgcaggaggaggagaggctgaaTCAGGAGCTGGCCAGGtccaggagggagagggatgaggTGGCCGCGGCGCTGGCAGACAGGGAAGCCCGCGCGAAGGACGTCGAGGCCAGGCTGGCCTCCACTGTGCCCAAGGAGAAGTTCGACAACATGAAGAACCTCCTGACCAACGCGGTGGATGAGAAGGAACGGCAGCTGGCGGAGCTGAGGGAGGACTACGACCGGGTGCTGGAGGAGGCGGCGGAGCTCCACAGGGAGCTGGACGGGCAGGAGACGGTCGCCCTGCAGGAGCACGAGAGGGTGATGGCCGCGCTGGAGGAGCAGAACGCCATCCTGAAGAAGAAGCTGGCGGACGTCACGTCCAAGAGCCAGGCGCTGATCCGGGAGgtgcaggaaggggaggaggagagcaagCGGCTCGGCGAGCACATGCAGGAGCTGACCAGGAAGATCCAGACGCAGTACGTGCCCGTCAAGTCCCACGCGGAGGTGAAGAAGTCCCTGGAGGGCACCGTGGAGGAGCTCAGCAGGAAGCTGGAGCAGGCCGTGCAGAAGAGCTGCAAGGCGGAGgcggagctgcagaggctgcaggtGGAGAGGGGCACCCTGAAGGAGAGCGTCACGCACCTGCAGACTCAGCAGGTGCCCCGGGAGAAGCTCCAGCAGGAGGTGGGCGCGCTGACGTCCCGAAACgcggagctgcaggaggagctggaggagcttcAGAGGAGGTGCCGCGACAAAGAGAAGGAGGCCGGTGAGCTGGCGGCGGAGAACGGCAGGATGAAACGGAGCGTGAGCGAAGAGTTTGTGGCGAGGGAAGAGTACGAGAAAGTGAAAGTAGAACTGAGTGAGGCCTTGGAAGGAGCCCGAGCGGAGATGGAGCAGATGAGGAAAGAGGGTACGGAACGTGAGAAGGAGTTGCGGGAAGTGAAAGAAGGGAATGCGACGTTGAAGGAAAAGCTAAAAAGTGTTCAGATGGCATTGGAGAAGGACTATGTTAGCCTGAAAGACCACAAAGCGGTGAAAAGCAAGTTTAGCAGCACCTTGGCGGAAGCtgaggagagagcgagggaggcgACGTCCAGCTGCGAGTTGGCCCAGGAGGAGACCAAGAAGCTCCACGGCGAGATCgaggagcagaagagagagTTGGACACCATTCAGGAGGCCATTCAGTCCCGGTTCGTCCCGGTGGCCGTCATGGTGGAAAAAGAGGATTCCTTCAAAGCTGCCCTGAAGGACCTGACAGAGCAGCTGGCAGAGGTGCAGGAGAAACACAGCCAGGCCAAGATGGAGGCGGAACGTCACAGGCAGGATAAGGAGAAGCTGAAGGTGGAGGTGGCGTCGGTGCAGCAGAGGATGGAGACGGGCTTCATCCCCAGCGAGAAGCACCGGGAGGTGGAGGACGTGTACAAGGGGAAGATGGAGGAGCTCGGCCGGAGGCTtgggcagctgcagcagcagtgccaggaGGTGACGGCGCAGAAgcggcagctggaggagcagagcGCTCGGTGCAATGCGGAGGTGCAGAGCCTGCAGCACCGGCTGGAGTCTGAGTACGTGCGGAGGGAGAAATTCGAGGCCATGCAGGAGTCCCTGAACGGCACCATCCAGCAGGCCCGGGAGGAGCGAGAGAAGGCAGCGGAGGCCTACAagagggaggcggagagagTCGGCGCCctggagaaggagctgcagagcCGCGGCAGCGGCGCCGCCCTGCAGGCCGAGCACGTCCGAGCCAAAGAAGCCCTGGAGAAGGAGGTGGCCCGCCTGCGGGTGGCCctgaagcaggaggaggagaacagcgCGAAGAAGGCTGAGGACGTGGCCTCCCTCCAGACGGAGCTCCTGCGGGCCACCCAGGCGATGGAGGACGCCCGccgcagggaggaggaggaggtggcggAGCTCAGGGCGGAGAAGCGGAGGTttgaggaggaggtggaggctCTCGGCGGGCGGCTGTCGAGCCTGGCGGCGCAGTGCGAGGAGTTGCATGCGGAGGCGGCCAAGGCCAGAGAGAACGAGTGCAGAGCCAGGACCGAGATGGAAGCGCTGGAGACCAAGAGCTCCTCCATAGAGCGAGAGATCAGAGAGCTGAAGGGGCGATACGATGACTCCCTCAGCACCATCGGGGACCTGCAGAAGAGAATCCAGATGTCCTCAGAACAGACAGAAGTCAAAGATAAGAAG ATCACAGAGCTGCTGACAGACGTGGAGAGACTGAAGCAGGCCCTTAACGGCCTGTCCCAGCTGGCCTACGCTGGCTCCGCGCCCAGCAAGAGGCAGACCCAGCACATCGACACACTCCAGGCCCAGGTCAagagcctgcagcagcagctggct GATGCTGAGAGGCAACACAGGGAGGTGGTCTCAATCTACAGAACTCATCTGCTCAGTGCAGCACAG GGCCACATGGATGAAGACGTCCAAGCCGCCTTACTGCAGATCATCCGGATGAGGCAGGAGCTTGTGTGTTAG
- the uacab gene encoding uveal autoantigen with coiled-coil domains and ankyrin repeats protein isoform X2 has product MSRWLKCTSMYFNTDWNKYDDRLMKAVERGEVDKVAAVLSKKGIVPTKLDVEGRSAFHLAATRGHLDCLNLILGHNVDVTATEATGKNALHLAARNGQSLCVQKLLQHNCPVGNVDLQGRTALHDAVMAGCSSSVKLLCDSGASVNASDFDGRTPLVLATQMCHPRICQLLLERGADIAVQDKQNKTALILGCEYACKDAVEVLLKSGADVTAVDGFGHDSYHYARLSKNPELVALVKSYLDAATKAKEAAKKELRKRQPSVDMNSESGASARDQIIHDLERQNESQQESLRTFHQEQRVLLDKVSLLQQQLSQEKLAVEDIQKEREQLKLLLSAKEKDEGARAAETVKVQMKSHMGEYSGQSVVKGKDPVLVKQSYSLDAAQMLQPSAPSRSMSRPLELSRQCSVSAEEVESLRRELEVARRRQNATEEEVSRLQGALSRKNQECEELAQSRDADKRESDRQVRELEEALGDVQKRMLDSEAKVKQLQAHVVAVKEHLNSQLVEDLRAELQDVKAKYEGASAEVGRVRNHLKQSEKALEEYRQSEGRLVQEEERLNQELARSRRERDEVAAALADREARAKDVEARLASTVPKEKFDNMKNLLTNAVDEKERQLAELREDYDRVLEEAAELHRELDGQETVALQEHERVMAALEEQNAILKKKLADVTSKSQALIREVQEGEEESKRLGEHMQELTRKIQTQYVPVKSHAEVKKSLEGTVEELSRKLEQAVQKSCKAEAELQRLQVERGTLKESVTHLQTQQVPREKLQQEVGALTSRNAELQEELEELQRRCRDKEKEAGELAAENGRMKRSVSEEFVAREEYEKVKVELSEALEGARAEMEQMRKEGTEREKELREVKEGNATLKEKLKSVQMALEKDYVSLKDHKAVKSKFSSTLAEAEERAREATSSCELAQEETKKLHGEIEEQKRELDTIQEAIQSRFVPVAVMVEKEDSFKAALKDLTEQLAEVQEKHSQAKMEAERHRQDKEKLKVEVASVQQRMETGFIPSEKHREVEDVYKGKMEELGRRLGQLQQQCQEVTAQKRQLEEQSARCNAEVQSLQHRLESEYVRREKFEAMQESLNGTIQQAREEREKAAEAYKREAERVGALEKELQSRGSGAALQAEHVRAKEALEKEVARLRVALKQEEENSAKKAEDVASLQTELLRATQAMEDARRREEEEVAELRAEKRRFEEEVEALGGRLSSLAAQCEELHAEAAKARENECRARTEMEALETKSSSIEREIRELKGRYDDSLSTIGDLQKRIQMSSEQTEVKDKKITELLTDVERLKQALNGLSQLAYAGSAPSKRQTQHIDTLQAQVKSLQQQLADAERQHREVVSIYRTHLLSAAQGHMDEDVQAALLQIIRMRQELVC; this is encoded by the exons ATGAGCCGTTGGCTGAAATGCACCTCTATGTACTTT AACACAGACTGGAACAAGTATGACGACAGGCTGATGAAGGCAGTGGAGCGGGGCGAGGTGGACAAGGTCGCGGCCGTCCTCAGCAAGAAGGGCATCGTCCCCACCAAGCTGGATGTGGAGGGACGCTCGGC GTTCCATCTCGCTGCTACCAGAGGACACCTCGACTGCCTCAACCTCATCCTGGGCCACAATGTCGACGTCACCGCCACCGAGGCCACCG GTAAAAATGCTCTGCATTTGGCCGCGAGGAATGGGCAGTCTTTGTGCGTGCAGAAGCTGTTACAG CACAACTGTCCGGTGGGGAACGTGGACCTGCAGGGTAGGACCGCACTGCACGACGCAG tgatggCTGGCTGCTCCTCAAGTGTGAagctgctgtgtgacagtgggGCTTCAGTTAACGCCAGCGATTTC gaTGGCCGGACCCCCCTAGTATTGGCAACCCAGATGTGCCACCCCCGCATCTGCCAGCTGCTTCTGGAACGAGGGGCGGACATCGCTGTCCAGGACAAGCAGAACAA AACGGCTCTGATCCTCGGGTGTGAGTACGCCTGCAAAGACGCCGTGGAGGTGCTGCTGAAGAGCGGAGCTGACGTCACGGCGGTGGACGGCTTCGGGCACGACAGCTACCACTACGCCCGCCTCAGCAAGAACCCCGAGCTGGTGGCGCTGGTCAAGAGCTACCTGGACGCCGCCACTAAAG CAAAAGAAGCTGCCAAGAAGGAGCTGAGAAAGCGACAG CCATCTGTGGACATGAATTCAGAGTCTGGAGCAAGTGCTAGGGACCAGATTATACAT GACCTGGAGAGACAGAACGAGAGCCAGCAGGAGAGCTTGCGGACCTTCCACCAGGAGCAGAGGGTTCTGCTGGACAAGGTCAgccttctgcagcagcagctcagccaG GAGAAGTTGGCTGTGGAGGACATCCAAAAGGAG agagagcagctgaagCTTCTGCTCTCGGCCAAGGAGAAGGATGAGGGTGCGAGAGCCGCCGAGACTGTCAAGGTCCAGATGAAGAGCCATATG GGGGAGTACTCAGGCCAATCTGTTGTTAAAG GAAAAGACCCTGTTCTTGTGAAGCAGTCTTACAGCCTCGATGCTGCACAG ATGCTGCAGCCGTCCGCACCTTCACGTTCAATGTCCAGGCCCCTGGAGCTGTCACGGCAGTGTTCGGTCTCAGCCGAGGAGGTGGAGTCTCTGCggagggagctggaggtggCGAGGCGGAGGCAAAACGCCACGGAGGAGGAGGTGAGCCggctgcagggggcgctgtcgCGCAAGAACCAGGAATGCGAGGAGCTGGCGCAGAGCCGGGACGCCGACAAGCGGGAATCGGACCGGCAGGtgcgggagctggaggaggccctGGGCGATGTGCAGAAGAGGATGCTGGACTCGGAGGCCAAGGTGAAGCAGCTCCAGGCCCACGTGGTGGCGGTGAAGGAGCACCTCAACAGCCAGCTGGTGGAGGACCTGAGGGCCGAGCTGCAGGACGTCAAGGCCAAGTACGAGGGCGCGTCGGCGGAGGTGGGACGAGTGCGAAACCACCTGAAGCAGAGCGAGAAGGCCCTGGAGGAGTACCGGCAGAGTGAGGGCCGGctggtgcaggaggaggagaggctgaaTCAGGAGCTGGCCAGGtccaggagggagagggatgaggTGGCCGCGGCGCTGGCAGACAGGGAAGCCCGCGCGAAGGACGTCGAGGCCAGGCTGGCCTCCACTGTGCCCAAGGAGAAGTTCGACAACATGAAGAACCTCCTGACCAACGCGGTGGATGAGAAGGAACGGCAGCTGGCGGAGCTGAGGGAGGACTACGACCGGGTGCTGGAGGAGGCGGCGGAGCTCCACAGGGAGCTGGACGGGCAGGAGACGGTCGCCCTGCAGGAGCACGAGAGGGTGATGGCCGCGCTGGAGGAGCAGAACGCCATCCTGAAGAAGAAGCTGGCGGACGTCACGTCCAAGAGCCAGGCGCTGATCCGGGAGgtgcaggaaggggaggaggagagcaagCGGCTCGGCGAGCACATGCAGGAGCTGACCAGGAAGATCCAGACGCAGTACGTGCCCGTCAAGTCCCACGCGGAGGTGAAGAAGTCCCTGGAGGGCACCGTGGAGGAGCTCAGCAGGAAGCTGGAGCAGGCCGTGCAGAAGAGCTGCAAGGCGGAGgcggagctgcagaggctgcaggtGGAGAGGGGCACCCTGAAGGAGAGCGTCACGCACCTGCAGACTCAGCAGGTGCCCCGGGAGAAGCTCCAGCAGGAGGTGGGCGCGCTGACGTCCCGAAACgcggagctgcaggaggagctggaggagcttcAGAGGAGGTGCCGCGACAAAGAGAAGGAGGCCGGTGAGCTGGCGGCGGAGAACGGCAGGATGAAACGGAGCGTGAGCGAAGAGTTTGTGGCGAGGGAAGAGTACGAGAAAGTGAAAGTAGAACTGAGTGAGGCCTTGGAAGGAGCCCGAGCGGAGATGGAGCAGATGAGGAAAGAGGGTACGGAACGTGAGAAGGAGTTGCGGGAAGTGAAAGAAGGGAATGCGACGTTGAAGGAAAAGCTAAAAAGTGTTCAGATGGCATTGGAGAAGGACTATGTTAGCCTGAAAGACCACAAAGCGGTGAAAAGCAAGTTTAGCAGCACCTTGGCGGAAGCtgaggagagagcgagggaggcgACGTCCAGCTGCGAGTTGGCCCAGGAGGAGACCAAGAAGCTCCACGGCGAGATCgaggagcagaagagagagTTGGACACCATTCAGGAGGCCATTCAGTCCCGGTTCGTCCCGGTGGCCGTCATGGTGGAAAAAGAGGATTCCTTCAAAGCTGCCCTGAAGGACCTGACAGAGCAGCTGGCAGAGGTGCAGGAGAAACACAGCCAGGCCAAGATGGAGGCGGAACGTCACAGGCAGGATAAGGAGAAGCTGAAGGTGGAGGTGGCGTCGGTGCAGCAGAGGATGGAGACGGGCTTCATCCCCAGCGAGAAGCACCGGGAGGTGGAGGACGTGTACAAGGGGAAGATGGAGGAGCTCGGCCGGAGGCTtgggcagctgcagcagcagtgccaggaGGTGACGGCGCAGAAgcggcagctggaggagcagagcGCTCGGTGCAATGCGGAGGTGCAGAGCCTGCAGCACCGGCTGGAGTCTGAGTACGTGCGGAGGGAGAAATTCGAGGCCATGCAGGAGTCCCTGAACGGCACCATCCAGCAGGCCCGGGAGGAGCGAGAGAAGGCAGCGGAGGCCTACAagagggaggcggagagagTCGGCGCCctggagaaggagctgcagagcCGCGGCAGCGGCGCCGCCCTGCAGGCCGAGCACGTCCGAGCCAAAGAAGCCCTGGAGAAGGAGGTGGCCCGCCTGCGGGTGGCCctgaagcaggaggaggagaacagcgCGAAGAAGGCTGAGGACGTGGCCTCCCTCCAGACGGAGCTCCTGCGGGCCACCCAGGCGATGGAGGACGCCCGccgcagggaggaggaggaggtggcggAGCTCAGGGCGGAGAAGCGGAGGTttgaggaggaggtggaggctCTCGGCGGGCGGCTGTCGAGCCTGGCGGCGCAGTGCGAGGAGTTGCATGCGGAGGCGGCCAAGGCCAGAGAGAACGAGTGCAGAGCCAGGACCGAGATGGAAGCGCTGGAGACCAAGAGCTCCTCCATAGAGCGAGAGATCAGAGAGCTGAAGGGGCGATACGATGACTCCCTCAGCACCATCGGGGACCTGCAGAAGAGAATCCAGATGTCCTCAGAACAGACAGAAGTCAAAGATAAGAAG ATCACAGAGCTGCTGACAGACGTGGAGAGACTGAAGCAGGCCCTTAACGGCCTGTCCCAGCTGGCCTACGCTGGCTCCGCGCCCAGCAAGAGGCAGACCCAGCACATCGACACACTCCAGGCCCAGGTCAagagcctgcagcagcagctggct GATGCTGAGAGGCAACACAGGGAGGTGGTCTCAATCTACAGAACTCATCTGCTCAGTGCAGCACAG GGCCACATGGATGAAGACGTCCAAGCCGCCTTACTGCAGATCATCCGGATGAGGCAGGAGCTTGTGTGTTAG